The following coding sequences are from one Pigmentibacter ruber window:
- the fumC gene encoding class II fumarate hydratase codes for MSTRIETDSMGEIAVPQNAYWGAQTQRSFQNFKISGERFPRVFIRAYGLVKKAAAQVNSHLGELDAEKEKYISQAADEVIAGKLDEHFPLVVWQTGSGTQTNMNFNEVISNRAIELAGGQIGSKKPVHPNDDVNRGQSTNDSFPTAMHVAAAIAIHENFIPAIDKIIATFEKKAKEFENIIKIGRTHLQDATPLTLGDEISGWVVQLKMSKKAVLNAMEMIYELAAGGTAVGTGLNSHKNYASGIAKKLAEFTKIPFITAPNKFQALAGQEALATLSGALNTTATAFMKIANDVRWLASGPRCGIGEISIPENEPGSSIMPGKVNPTQSEAATMACCQVMGNHVAVTVASSQGNFELNVFKPVIIHNVLHSIRLMTDCFLGFEEHCASGIQANTQRIKDLMEKSLMLVTALNTHIGYDKAAKIAKTAHHNGTTLKEEAIKLGYLTAEQFEAWVDPSKMLSPHGK; via the coding sequence ATGTCTACTCGGATAGAAACAGATAGCATGGGCGAAATTGCAGTGCCACAAAATGCTTATTGGGGTGCACAGACTCAACGGAGTTTTCAAAACTTTAAAATCAGCGGAGAGCGATTTCCTCGTGTATTTATAAGAGCTTACGGTCTAGTCAAAAAAGCGGCAGCTCAAGTAAATTCCCATCTCGGTGAGCTAGATGCTGAGAAAGAAAAATATATCAGTCAAGCAGCTGACGAAGTGATTGCTGGAAAATTAGATGAACACTTTCCGCTTGTCGTTTGGCAAACCGGATCTGGTACACAGACTAATATGAACTTTAATGAAGTCATCTCTAACAGAGCTATTGAACTCGCTGGAGGACAAATTGGGAGTAAGAAACCTGTTCATCCCAATGATGACGTGAATAGAGGACAAAGTACGAATGATAGTTTTCCAACTGCAATGCACGTTGCTGCTGCGATTGCTATTCATGAAAATTTCATTCCTGCAATTGATAAAATAATTGCTACCTTTGAAAAAAAAGCAAAAGAATTTGAAAATATAATTAAAATTGGACGTACACACTTACAAGATGCAACTCCTTTGACACTTGGCGATGAAATCAGCGGATGGGTAGTTCAATTAAAAATGTCTAAAAAAGCCGTCTTAAATGCAATGGAAATGATTTATGAATTAGCCGCAGGAGGAACTGCGGTTGGGACGGGCTTGAATTCCCATAAAAACTACGCTTCTGGGATAGCAAAAAAATTAGCGGAATTTACGAAAATTCCTTTCATCACTGCTCCAAATAAATTTCAAGCATTAGCTGGACAAGAAGCCCTAGCAACACTTTCTGGTGCCTTAAATACAACAGCCACTGCATTTATGAAAATCGCGAATGACGTTAGATGGCTTGCAAGTGGTCCTCGTTGTGGAATAGGCGAAATTTCTATTCCAGAAAATGAACCAGGAAGTTCAATCATGCCAGGTAAAGTGAATCCAACTCAAAGTGAAGCTGCAACGATGGCTTGTTGCCAAGTCATGGGAAATCATGTTGCTGTTACTGTAGCATCTAGCCAAGGAAATTTTGAACTAAACGTATTTAAGCCTGTAATTATTCATAATGTTCTTCACTCAATTCGCCTAATGACAGATTGTTTTCTTGGTTTCGAAGAACACTGTGCAAGTGGCATACAAGCTAATACCCAAAGAATTAAAGATCTCATGGAAAAATCTTTAATGTTGGTTACAGCTTTAAATACACATATTGGTTATGATAAAGCAGCAAAAATTGCTAAAACTGCTCATCATAATGGAACAACACTAAAGGAAGAAGCTATAAAATTAGGTTACCTTACTGCAGAACAATTTGAAGCTTGGGTTGATCCTAGTAAAATGCTTTCTCCTCACGGTAAGTAA
- the pheT gene encoding phenylalanine--tRNA ligase subunit beta: MLASLKFIERFITLPKVKQNYKINGKEIETQTYDLPKITPYLTKQGFEIDSIIKKGEGLETVVVGKIEKAEPHPNANKLQICQVNIGDKENKQIVCGAKNAREGLYVAVALPSTILPNNLEIKSSKIREVESNGMLCSREELGLPIIKEVDGDGIWEISEDQQGGKPQDYLNKYLGFPIFEVLEISDTLLEISVTPNRPDMLFHAGVAREIAAAFDNLNIPYTKNTFDKYSLKSLIKSETIKNDAIKNTELKCGQISFSAENTIDTPAFFMLVDSVQVKPSPAWLRNLLENLGQNSINNIVDISNYLLLGFGQPSHAFDLEKLLSKNQNEKKIYLRQAHENEKFTGLDGKERTLDPSDQVISDVERIQGLLGVLGGEFSKVTKDTKKIVIEFANPHPVAVRRSSRRHARQTEASFMFEKGIDAAERFFAAAEYFALMENLQNIKPVYCGTVHSYDKTKKPQIKTEFPINKINFLSTSQEKILGTNIISFEKQLKILASLGFELENITNTSATISVPTWRSLDIDGQADLVEEFIRIEGIDLVPPAPMITFTNVNYDDKQFKYFEKISSRCASLGYNEVISLHFMRSDEYKKLKLESINALGEPVALLNPIIGDEPFLHTTLIPDLLRKVAKNLSYGNNSGQLFHICRTYQNRDIEGNRIFENNNLDQSIATELKNANISLSEYHFAQGFSYTKEKTQKGRPVETPRLAGVVFGNKVEKNWQNTSAIKWSLHDILAHVSSLLNCMDCEPFIFKIIDDKNKESEDLKFHPFAAALHPGRRVGIFLKSQQSNEFISVGWCGELHPQTMRNYEIDVPCLAFEINVSLLIKQLNTPKSFIKHAILTQKFPTISRDFAFLISESITAKEIQDKVKSSLENLLAKETPAIFQELNIFDIYRGKGVPEDKKSIAFNILLIPTERTFTDKDIQKISNTVIQVLSKEFNAELRG, encoded by the coding sequence ATGCTCGCTAGTTTAAAATTTATAGAAAGATTTATTACTCTACCTAAAGTAAAACAAAATTATAAAATTAATGGTAAAGAAATTGAAACTCAAACTTATGATCTTCCAAAAATAACTCCCTATTTAACAAAACAAGGCTTTGAGATAGATAGTATTATTAAAAAAGGAGAAGGTCTAGAAACAGTTGTTGTAGGAAAAATTGAAAAAGCAGAACCTCACCCAAATGCAAATAAATTACAAATTTGTCAAGTAAATATTGGAGACAAAGAAAATAAACAAATTGTTTGTGGCGCAAAAAATGCAAGGGAAGGTTTATATGTTGCTGTAGCTCTTCCATCCACAATATTACCAAATAATTTAGAAATAAAAAGTTCTAAAATTCGTGAAGTTGAAAGTAATGGAATGTTATGCTCACGAGAAGAGCTCGGATTGCCAATTATAAAAGAAGTTGATGGCGATGGTATTTGGGAAATTTCTGAGGATCAGCAAGGAGGAAAACCTCAAGATTATCTTAATAAATATTTAGGATTTCCTATTTTTGAAGTTTTAGAAATTTCAGATACTTTATTAGAAATTAGTGTTACTCCAAATAGACCAGACATGTTATTCCATGCTGGAGTTGCAAGAGAAATTGCGGCTGCCTTTGATAATTTAAATATTCCTTATACAAAAAATACATTTGACAAATATTCTTTAAAAAGCCTAATTAAATCTGAAACAATAAAAAATGATGCTATAAAAAATACTGAATTAAAATGTGGTCAAATCAGTTTTTCTGCTGAAAATACTATTGACACTCCAGCATTTTTTATGCTTGTTGACTCCGTGCAAGTGAAGCCTAGCCCAGCATGGTTGAGAAATTTATTGGAAAATCTTGGGCAAAATTCTATTAATAATATAGTAGATATATCAAATTATCTATTATTGGGTTTTGGACAACCAAGTCATGCATTTGATTTAGAAAAGCTGCTTTCAAAAAATCAAAATGAAAAGAAAATTTATTTAAGACAAGCTCATGAAAATGAAAAATTCACTGGATTAGATGGCAAAGAAAGAACTTTAGATCCTAGCGACCAAGTGATTAGTGATGTTGAAAGAATTCAAGGTTTACTTGGAGTACTTGGTGGTGAATTCTCTAAAGTAACAAAAGATACAAAAAAAATAGTGATTGAATTTGCCAATCCACATCCTGTTGCAGTAAGAAGATCATCAAGAAGACATGCAAGACAAACTGAAGCAAGTTTCATGTTTGAGAAAGGAATTGATGCTGCTGAAAGATTTTTTGCTGCCGCTGAATATTTTGCTTTAATGGAAAATTTACAAAATATTAAACCAGTTTATTGTGGAACTGTTCATTCTTATGATAAAACCAAAAAACCACAGATCAAAACTGAATTTCCTATAAACAAAATAAATTTTTTATCTACATCCCAGGAAAAAATTCTAGGAACAAATATTATTTCATTTGAAAAACAATTAAAAATATTGGCTTCACTGGGGTTTGAACTTGAAAATATAACAAATACATCAGCTACAATTAGTGTACCTACATGGAGAAGTTTAGATATAGATGGTCAAGCAGATCTTGTAGAAGAATTTATTAGAATAGAGGGGATTGATTTAGTTCCCCCTGCTCCTATGATTACATTTACGAACGTTAATTACGATGATAAACAATTCAAATACTTTGAAAAAATAAGCTCGCGTTGTGCTTCACTTGGTTATAATGAAGTAATCAGCTTGCATTTTATGCGTTCGGATGAATATAAAAAATTAAAACTAGAATCAATTAATGCATTAGGTGAGCCTGTTGCTCTTTTAAATCCTATTATAGGTGATGAGCCTTTCTTGCACACAACTCTTATTCCAGATTTACTAAGAAAAGTTGCAAAAAATTTAAGTTATGGCAATAATAGTGGACAATTATTTCACATCTGCAGAACATATCAAAATCGTGATATAGAAGGAAATAGAATATTTGAAAATAATAATTTAGATCAATCCATAGCTACAGAATTAAAGAATGCAAATATTTCTCTAAGTGAATATCATTTTGCACAAGGATTTTCTTATACAAAAGAAAAAACTCAAAAAGGAAGACCAGTAGAAACTCCAAGATTAGCTGGTGTAGTATTTGGAAATAAAGTTGAAAAAAATTGGCAAAATACTTCTGCTATAAAATGGTCATTACATGATATTTTAGCACATGTATCATCTCTATTAAATTGTATGGATTGCGAACCTTTTATCTTTAAAATTATTGATGACAAAAACAAAGAATCTGAAGATTTAAAATTTCACCCGTTCGCCGCAGCTTTGCATCCTGGTAGAAGAGTTGGAATATTTTTAAAGTCACAACAAAGTAATGAATTTATTTCTGTTGGTTGGTGTGGAGAACTCCACCCTCAAACAATGCGCAACTATGAAATAGATGTTCCATGTCTTGCATTTGAAATAAATGTTTCTTTATTAATAAAACAATTAAATACCCCAAAAAGTTTTATTAAACATGCTATATTAACTCAAAAATTTCCTACTATTTCCAGAGATTTTGCGTTTTTAATAAGTGAAAGCATAACTGCAAAAGAAATTCAGGATAAAGTTAAAAGTTCATTAGAAAATCTTCTTGCAAAAGAAACACCTGCAATATTTCAAGAATTAAATATTTTTGACATTTATAGAGGTAAAGGAGTCCCAGAAGATAAAAAATCCATCGCATTTAATATTCTTCTAATTCCAACAGAAAGAACTTTCACAGATAAGGATATTCAAAAAATATCAAATACTGTTATCCAAGTACTCAGTAAAGAATTTAATGCTGAGCTAAGAGGATAA
- a CDS encoding alpha/beta hydrolase family protein — MKESFNKNDYGFWDSPFQAKDLASKSVSFTDLFIDNGVVYWGESRPDEMGRNVIVSAQPGGSLCDETPSEFSVGTMVHGYGGGAFFVKDKQLFFANSKDGIVYRKNLITEEISSVTLPFAGRYADFSLDSNKNFLYCLRKNDSTKEQFPPTEIVRINLESKETEVLFTGSDFYSNPSVSPDGKMLCWLQWNHPNMPWDENELFVADINAENKIENIRKIFASRKGACYQPTWSPKNELYVAFDGNNYWNIYKIVNNSFQIILEKNCDFGRPMWISGTRTFCFLQEDILLVTFCEKGIWKTGKIYLKNNGFIEINNHLSTIYNIAADKNQIVMFAGNSLLALAVVSASRNEPFNFKILKKSLDDSFPSKYVSKPKEIEFKSRDGKSVFAFYYPPFNPDHLNEENKLPPLIVKIHGGPTANVDCLMNPKIQYYTSRGFAYLEVNYRGSTGFGRSYREELKGHWGIKDVEDCIDAVTYLVEKNLIDKDKVILAGSSSGGFTLLSALVKNNKFVCASCTYGIADLIAMTEHIHKFEAYYDQGLIGGSVLSNRELYFNRSPINSADEIKTPIIFFHGDKDPVVNVSQTEKIAAALKNNNIYHEVYIFSGEGHGFKKAESIVEVLEKELKFFQKYLRD, encoded by the coding sequence ATGAAAGAAAGCTTCAATAAAAATGACTATGGATTTTGGGATTCACCTTTTCAAGCTAAGGATTTAGCTAGTAAATCAGTATCATTTACTGATTTGTTTATTGATAACGGTGTTGTGTATTGGGGTGAATCTCGCCCCGATGAAATGGGACGGAATGTAATTGTTTCAGCTCAGCCAGGCGGTTCTCTTTGTGATGAAACGCCATCTGAATTTTCAGTAGGAACTATGGTGCATGGGTATGGAGGAGGGGCTTTTTTTGTAAAAGACAAGCAGCTGTTTTTCGCAAATAGTAAAGATGGTATTGTTTATCGGAAAAATTTGATTACAGAAGAAATCAGTTCAGTTACTTTACCATTCGCTGGAAGATATGCTGACTTTTCTTTAGATAGTAATAAAAATTTTCTCTATTGTTTAAGAAAGAATGATTCTACTAAAGAGCAATTTCCTCCAACAGAAATTGTAAGAATAAACCTAGAAAGTAAAGAAACTGAAGTTTTATTTACTGGCAGTGACTTTTATAGCAATCCTTCGGTTAGTCCTGATGGAAAAATGCTTTGTTGGTTGCAATGGAATCATCCAAATATGCCTTGGGATGAAAATGAATTATTTGTAGCTGATATTAATGCTGAAAATAAAATTGAAAATATTAGAAAAATTTTTGCCTCTAGAAAAGGTGCATGTTATCAGCCAACATGGAGTCCAAAAAATGAACTTTATGTAGCTTTTGATGGAAATAATTATTGGAATATATATAAAATAGTCAATAACTCTTTCCAAATTATATTAGAAAAAAATTGTGATTTTGGTAGACCAATGTGGATCTCTGGAACTAGAACTTTTTGCTTTTTACAAGAAGATATCTTGCTAGTTACTTTTTGTGAAAAAGGGATATGGAAAACTGGAAAGATTTATTTAAAAAATAATGGATTTATTGAAATTAATAATCATTTATCAACAATTTACAATATTGCAGCAGATAAAAATCAAATTGTAATGTTTGCAGGAAACAGTTTATTAGCCTTGGCTGTGGTTTCTGCTAGTAGGAATGAACCCTTCAACTTTAAAATATTAAAAAAATCTTTAGATGATTCTTTTCCTTCAAAATATGTTTCAAAACCAAAGGAAATTGAGTTTAAATCAAGAGATGGTAAATCAGTATTCGCTTTTTATTATCCCCCATTTAATCCAGATCACTTGAATGAAGAAAATAAACTCCCTCCATTAATTGTTAAAATTCATGGAGGCCCAACAGCAAATGTTGATTGTTTAATGAATCCAAAAATTCAATACTATACTAGTAGAGGATTTGCTTATTTAGAAGTAAATTATCGAGGTAGCACTGGTTTTGGAAGATCTTATCGAGAAGAATTAAAAGGACATTGGGGAATTAAAGATGTTGAAGATTGTATAGATGCTGTTACTTATTTAGTTGAGAAAAACTTAATAGATAAAGATAAAGTAATTCTTGCAGGAAGTTCGTCAGGTGGATTTACATTACTATCTGCTTTAGTTAAAAATAATAAATTTGTTTGTGCTTCTTGTACATATGGAATTGCTGATTTAATTGCAATGACAGAACATATTCATAAATTTGAAGCATATTACGATCAAGGTTTAATAGGTGGTTCAGTTTTAAGTAATAGAGAATTGTATTTTAATCGTTCACCAATCAATTCTGCAGATGAAATTAAAACGCCAATTATTTTCTTTCATGGCGATAAAGACCCCGTTGTAAATGTTAGTCAAACTGAAAAAATAGCAGCTGCATTAAAAAATAATAATATCTATCATGAAGTTTATATATTTTCTGGTGAAGGTCATGGATTTAAAAAGGCTGAAAGTATAGTTGAAGTTTTGGAAAAAGAATTAAAATTTTTTCAAAAGTATTTAAGAGATTAA
- the pheS gene encoding phenylalanine--tRNA ligase subunit alpha: protein MSKSEEITQILNASYSIQYQNIEELKTLIQNEKSVFIQIVGQEGKRNPDLAIFSSEIIEEIRIRFSGKRSPLQEWLKSLRNIPADERKNAGAIINELKLEIETNLKTFLENYRLLAEAKKLESETEDITLPFPKLNLGTRHPISVVMRELLEPFQRMGFSVVDGPEIDTNFYNFDALNVVKDHPAREMQDTFFLASEWVLRTHTSNVQSHAMMERNLPLKIVCPGCVYRNEYDMTHLPSFRQIECLVVDKGIHLGHLKHTVNEMLNAAFGRPVQLRFRSSYFPFTEPSAEVDVQCQQCLGKGCRSCKYVGWSEIGGCGLVNRKVLESCGIDSSIYSGFALGFGIDRMAKDRFAIADLRSMLDGDISFLSSFTLS, encoded by the coding sequence ATGTCAAAATCAGAAGAAATCACCCAAATATTAAATGCCTCATATTCTATTCAATATCAAAATATTGAAGAATTAAAGACACTTATTCAAAATGAAAAATCTGTCTTTATCCAAATTGTTGGGCAAGAAGGAAAACGCAATCCAGATTTGGCAATTTTTTCTTCTGAAATTATTGAAGAGATTCGTATTCGCTTTTCAGGGAAACGTTCTCCATTGCAAGAATGGCTAAAGTCTTTGCGCAATATTCCTGCTGATGAAAGAAAAAATGCTGGAGCAATTATCAATGAACTTAAGCTTGAAATTGAAACTAATTTAAAAACATTTCTGGAAAATTATCGTCTGTTAGCAGAAGCAAAAAAACTCGAATCTGAAACAGAAGATATTACCTTACCTTTCCCTAAATTAAATTTAGGGACAAGACACCCCATTTCTGTTGTTATGCGCGAACTACTCGAACCTTTTCAAAGAATGGGATTTTCAGTCGTTGATGGTCCAGAAATAGACACGAATTTTTATAATTTTGATGCTTTAAATGTTGTAAAAGATCATCCTGCACGAGAAATGCAAGATACTTTCTTTTTGGCAAGCGAATGGGTTCTAAGAACGCACACAAGTAATGTACAAAGTCACGCCATGATGGAAAGAAACCTACCTCTTAAAATCGTTTGCCCTGGCTGCGTTTATAGAAATGAATATGACATGACTCATCTGCCTAGTTTCAGACAAATAGAATGTTTAGTGGTCGATAAAGGAATTCACTTAGGGCACTTAAAACATACAGTAAATGAAATGCTAAATGCAGCTTTTGGAAGACCTGTGCAATTGCGTTTTCGCTCTAGCTATTTCCCATTTACGGAACCTAGCGCAGAAGTAGATGTTCAATGCCAACAATGTCTAGGAAAAGGCTGTCGCAGTTGTAAATATGTAGGCTGGTCTGAAATAGGTGGATGCGGTTTAGTTAACAGAAAAGTCCTAGAAAGCTGTGGTATAGATTCCTCAATTTATAGCGGTTTTGCATTAGGATTTGGTATCGACAGAATGGCAAAAGATAGATTTGCAATAGCAGACCTGCGTTCCATGTTAGATGGAGATATTTCGTTTCTTAGCTCATTTACTTTATCATAA
- a CDS encoding response regulator has translation MSAAEFSKDLDKDLAAQILKNVSTGIALFSPDDHFMRWCNATFKKQTWFGGAGKSAAKVNISDLFDKKDHKLIYDLFNIAMSLGQAYDFQRQVRRGPVGSFPAEVKLHKIIIPQNGNEEILICMEIADLSLTKMYDELQSTHAQMREKMADLMSAQAELHYSVRMNTISEIGADIAHQLINPITMCRGILQTQIMPALADPASQDDMKKALQYMQDIQDLAVWFRKFSNPKLSETQITKIMSMVDDALMLNVHRFTTQGVTYKIRKDDTYDPAVLANPVNFIMWLNAAFAELCNVIPQGNSVIYIDINGNDEFVTISAQCACIPGGKQKIATTTLEKFANKMPGSAKFEAILQDSHILFSLGLNCFQEAEEAHKDDSEKVSSVDSSNTATEKFAGKDNPLVLIVDDEQDIRRLVKRAMKQAGWESIEAGDGLEALEYFQQEDKKPLAERIVAIVCDVRMPRMTGPHFLVALREEKIQTPFIFFSSNLVNQGGENGFKYDNVFYITKEAGLDEVKKVVSKFMPK, from the coding sequence ATGTCAGCAGCAGAATTTAGCAAGGATCTGGATAAAGATCTTGCGGCCCAAATTCTAAAAAATGTTTCAACTGGTATAGCGCTTTTTAGTCCAGATGATCACTTCATGCGTTGGTGTAATGCCACTTTTAAAAAACAAACATGGTTTGGTGGAGCAGGTAAATCTGCAGCTAAAGTTAATATTAGTGACTTGTTTGATAAAAAAGATCATAAATTAATTTATGACTTATTTAATATAGCAATGAGTTTAGGACAAGCTTATGATTTTCAACGTCAAGTAAGAAGAGGGCCAGTTGGATCATTTCCTGCTGAAGTTAAACTGCATAAAATTATTATTCCGCAGAATGGCAATGAAGAAATTCTGATTTGTATGGAAATTGCAGATTTAAGTTTAACCAAAATGTATGATGAATTACAAAGTACACATGCGCAAATGCGTGAAAAAATGGCTGATCTTATGTCAGCGCAAGCTGAATTACATTATTCCGTTAGAATGAATACAATATCTGAAATAGGTGCAGATATCGCCCATCAGTTGATTAATCCAATAACAATGTGTCGAGGCATTTTACAAACTCAAATCATGCCAGCTTTAGCAGATCCTGCTTCGCAAGATGATATGAAAAAAGCCTTGCAATATATGCAAGACATTCAGGATTTAGCAGTATGGTTTAGAAAATTTTCTAACCCTAAGCTGTCAGAAACTCAAATTACTAAAATTATGAGTATGGTGGATGATGCTCTTATGCTAAATGTGCATCGTTTTACTACACAAGGTGTTACTTATAAAATTAGAAAAGATGATACGTATGATCCTGCAGTATTAGCAAATCCTGTTAACTTTATTATGTGGTTGAATGCCGCTTTTGCTGAATTATGCAATGTTATTCCACAAGGTAACAGCGTTATTTATATTGATATTAATGGCAACGATGAATTTGTTACGATATCAGCACAATGTGCTTGTATTCCAGGTGGAAAACAAAAAATTGCCACAACAACTTTAGAAAAATTTGCCAATAAAATGCCTGGTAGTGCAAAATTTGAAGCTATTTTACAAGATTCACATATTTTGTTCAGCCTTGGATTAAATTGTTTTCAAGAAGCAGAAGAAGCGCATAAAGATGATAGTGAAAAAGTATCTTCAGTTGATAGTAGCAATACAGCAACAGAAAAATTTGCAGGAAAAGACAATCCATTAGTTTTAATTGTTGATGATGAACAAGATATTCGTAGACTTGTGAAACGCGCAATGAAACAGGCAGGTTGGGAATCTATAGAAGCTGGAGATGGTTTGGAAGCTTTAGAATATTTTCAGCAAGAAGATAAAAAACCACTTGCCGAAAGAATTGTTGCTATAGTTTGTGATGTTAGAATGCCAAGGATGACTGGTCCACATTTTTTGGTTGCTTTGCGTGAAGAAAAAATACAAACACCATTCATTTTCTTTAGTAGTAACCTTGTAAATCAAGGCGGAGAAAATGGATTTAAGTATGATAATGTATTTTATATTACAAAAGAAGCTGGCCTTGATGAAGTAAAAAAAGTTGTTAGTAAATTTATGCCTAAATAG
- a CDS encoding TVP38/TMEM64 family protein produces MKNKIILICIIILAFLIAKYLNISTNNQEEINAFSYFKEQIDTLRVLYLQNKIIFIIFLSIIFYLLNIAFIPFIGPFFVLLAGALLGPIFTTILFSFLVSISYTSSFLIVRTIFIKIHLLKKFNKKFEYIVKGFEKDGWVYLLSVRLAAVIPAIAINIGMGLTRIPTKHFYLATQVGTLPIIAVYAYAGSQIQQFKSFNDLVSQDFLLIMVLIAISPIVLKLISESILKKRSSSKKKIDK; encoded by the coding sequence GTGAAAAACAAAATAATTTTAATATGTATTATTATTTTAGCATTTTTAATTGCAAAATATCTTAATATATCAACAAATAACCAGGAAGAAATAAATGCATTTAGTTATTTTAAGGAGCAAATAGATACTTTAAGAGTCCTGTATCTACAAAATAAAATTATATTCATAATATTTTTATCTATTATTTTTTATTTATTAAATATTGCATTTATTCCATTTATTGGTCCATTTTTTGTTCTATTAGCAGGTGCTTTACTAGGGCCTATATTCACAACAATATTATTTTCATTTTTAGTTTCTATTTCCTATACTTCATCTTTTTTAATAGTTAGAACTATTTTTATTAAGATTCATTTACTTAAAAAGTTTAACAAAAAATTTGAATATATAGTCAAAGGATTTGAAAAAGATGGTTGGGTTTATCTACTTTCAGTTAGACTAGCAGCAGTAATTCCAGCAATAGCAATAAATATTGGGATGGGTCTCACTAGAATTCCTACAAAACACTTTTATCTCGCTACTCAAGTAGGGACATTGCCTATTATAGCAGTATACGCATATGCAGGAAGCCAAATTCAACAATTTAAAAGTTTTAACGATCTTGTTTCGCAAGACTTTCTCCTTATTATGGTACTCATTGCTATATCTCCAATTGTTTTAAAACTCATAAGTGAATCAATTTTAAAAAAACGTTCTTCCTCAAAAAAAAAGATTGACAAGTAA